Proteins co-encoded in one Labilithrix sp. genomic window:
- a CDS encoding GNAT family N-acetyltransferase → MGFGALAPLSPTHDVFLQRMTIDYRESRELPREAVLALYRENDWSAATKPDALLAALSASHALVTAWEGVRLIGLGNAISDGHLVVYYPHLLVLPAYQGRGIGRALMQRLMARYAGFHMQMLTADGRAIPFYEKCGFVRAGQTEPMWIYAGSDH, encoded by the coding sequence ATGGGGTTTGGCGCGCTTGCCCCGTTGTCCCCCACCCACGATGTCTTCCTGCAGCGCATGACGATCGACTATCGCGAGTCTCGTGAGCTACCGCGCGAGGCCGTGCTCGCCCTCTATCGGGAGAACGATTGGTCCGCCGCAACCAAGCCTGACGCGCTGCTCGCGGCGCTCTCGGCGTCCCACGCCCTCGTCACGGCGTGGGAGGGAGTGCGCCTCATCGGCCTGGGAAACGCGATCTCGGACGGTCACCTCGTTGTCTACTATCCGCATCTCCTCGTCCTGCCAGCCTACCAAGGCCGCGGCATTGGCCGAGCACTCATGCAGCGGCTCATGGCCCGCTACGCAGGGTTCCACATGCAGATGTTGACGGCGGACGGCCGCGCGATCCCGTTCTACGAGAAGTGCGGGTTCGTGCGCGCAGGCCAGACGGAGCCCATGTGGATCTACGCCGGTAGCGACCACTGA
- a CDS encoding 4'-phosphopantetheinyl transferase superfamily protein yields the protein MRAELERYRRLLSDDEVAREGRLHLDADKERFVIGRALVRLQLSRLLGGDPRELPLVTNPYGRPELASSVRTPIGFNVSHADDLVVCAITGTLDVGVDVERVEPRRTYGLAHRFFAAREVADLQRRDEAERARVFFDYWTLKEAYIKARGLGLALPLDAFAFTLRPPHPPTISFDPSIDDDPDTWQFAQAWPTERHRLAVAVRRPPGRDLDVLLQLTAARSPCALLRPDLELRRPTCAHAAVVEVDLTDRALVAGEVDRA from the coding sequence GTGCGCGCCGAGCTCGAACGCTACCGGCGACTGCTCAGCGACGACGAGGTGGCGCGAGAAGGCCGTCTCCACCTCGACGCCGACAAGGAGCGCTTCGTCATCGGTCGCGCGCTCGTTCGCCTCCAGCTCTCGCGCCTCCTCGGCGGAGACCCGCGCGAGCTGCCGCTCGTGACCAACCCCTACGGCCGGCCCGAGCTGGCCTCGTCCGTGCGGACGCCCATCGGCTTCAACGTCTCGCACGCCGACGACCTCGTCGTCTGCGCCATCACCGGCACGCTGGACGTCGGCGTCGACGTCGAGCGCGTGGAGCCGCGGCGCACCTACGGCCTCGCGCATCGGTTCTTCGCCGCGCGGGAAGTGGCGGATCTCCAGCGTCGAGACGAGGCCGAGCGAGCGCGCGTGTTCTTCGACTATTGGACGCTGAAGGAGGCGTACATCAAGGCCCGTGGTCTCGGCCTCGCGCTTCCCCTCGATGCGTTCGCGTTCACGCTGCGACCACCGCACCCGCCGACGATCAGCTTCGATCCCTCGATCGACGACGATCCCGACACCTGGCAATTCGCGCAAGCGTGGCCCACCGAACGACACCGCCTGGCCGTAGCGGTGCGTCGCCCACCAGGGCGCGATCTCGACGTGCTGCTGCAGCTGACGGCAGCCCGCTCGCCCTGCGCGCTACTGCGCCCAGACCTCGAGCTGCGTCGACCGACCTGCGCGCACGCCGCCGTAGTCGAAGTCGATCTGACGGATCGCGCGCTTGTCGCCGGGGAGGTCGATCGCGCGTGA
- a CDS encoding amino acid adenylation domain-containing protein, producing MPGARAGGARRPYERIELAVGDDAERTTIAIAFGAVAARLSRQSSVDVAVLFADGVDLVELAIDEGRTASTVRDAVARAMTRPASVAPPLDEAPGLRVGVRVEVARRADGEVRPELVLDLVGPSPALLFDPGRLLPVAARRFGESLVAALGALAREDLPLDDLPLLAHASERALLGDAEGPRLELAHLPQVHEKVLALAELDGGRVAVTQGDRRLTFAELARAARRVAARLIAEGLEPGACVGVCATRTPEMVVALLGVWMAGCAYVPLDPSHPRARLAYVLSDAGASVLVTDDPRSLDGLFGGSTITLSDALTSEGEAFPRRGTLAYVMYTSGSTGQPKGVRISHAALVNFLASMVDLFGLGATDRVLAVTTISFDISLLELFAPLYAGGSSTLATSAEAMDGSALRRLLEAEPVTLLQATPTTWRLLQGAGWDGTRGLRALCGGEPFPKELARELLPRVAEVWNMYGPTETTVWSTAHRVRPEDVEGERSVPIGRPIANTQVYVLDPRRRLVPRGAVGELYIGGEGLADGYHERVALTEAAFVGSPFAADGARLYRTGDLVAWREDGTLECLGRADQQVKLRGYRIELGEIEAALEAHVAVAQSAALVATRSGGAQVLVAYLVLADPSLRAGALREHLAARLPPYMVPAACYVVDAIPLGPSGKIDRKVLAAREAPALDDADEHLVEPRTETERWIAARWALLLGRDRVGANADFFDLGGDSLTAMRFLLAVRDERASALGLPELFALRTVDAVARAIDAGSAPASPPARIARTERPALSSAQQRLVLLARLDPSSSAYNLGYDVELEGELDARALSLALVDLTARCEALRTGLSSDGLSPRLWPEGALAPPAVEDLSSLPAAERLDAARRRMQALLRRPFALDAEPPLRWALFELGPRLHRLVVVVHHIAFDGPSLAIAIGELAALYRHRRGDGALPPEARCRFVDAVAFEEAAANAEAHLAAWTSRLEDAAPLELPTDRPRARALSTRGGSVAIELDVDLTAQVRGVARRLGTTGFMVLFAAFDLLLARCCGQDDVVVGTPVSLRTHPDTLGVVGFFVNTVPVRVSLGGAGDFAALVAAVQTAVLDAFALRDVPLDAIAAALRTGDAGAPPFRAAFALGADASEAWTVPGVRARIHEHPSTGARVELGLLLTEGRDRVRGYLEYDADLFDADRIEAMARHFVVLLRAAVADPRADLWRLDMRTAEERVALDRWNDTRRAAIDDGPAHAFFEEHARARPSAIALRFRGESLRYGELDAWASRVAGALRAAGVGRGRRVGLALDRGFGLVAAILGAWKAGAAYVPLDPGYPPERLRLFLEDSGLRHVLVEGALPAALEGVAGLQTVDVAAARIAGDVGPPGGEPTGPDDLAYVIYTSGSTGRPKGVELVHRGLCNLVVSLRELLHVDAAERVLQFASTNFDASVWEIAMALMAAGGTLVLVPRESVADPAALTSLLVSERVTIATLPPVILHELDPAACPVKTIISAGEACTIELVRRWGPGRRFVNAYGPTETTVCATLEIVRDELERPPPIGRPLLNMRAYVLGRGEVLSPPGIVGELCIGSEVALARGYLGQPELTAAAFVDDPFVDGGRMYRTGDLAAWSRGGSLEYVGRRDRQVKLRGHRIELDEIEHALASQPGGLRSAVVIVRRPPRDELLVGFVEPDARGFDADVALAAMRAALPAYMVPARLVVVDAMPVTPNGKIDRKALERTSLEEAAPGPAVVDPSASDPLEASVARLFAEALGVAAFGLDDSFFEHGGHSLMAARLGVRLHEATGVALPLAKIFERPTVRAVSACIRAIRAGEVAGPEALDFAADVRLDPSIAPSGAAAHAGAWREVLVTGATGFLGAHLVERLLAETSVAVCCLVRAPHAGEALARVRDNLARYDLWRPEHAARIRVVCGDLAAPRLGLDDATYGSLAEEIDAVLHNGAYVNHVRPYAALRPVNVIGTAEALRLACTGRPKAFHYVSTVDAVTPSSIDDGLAREVRGPDGGVLATGYAQSKWVAEGLVQIAAERGLPVSISRPAAVCGRAAGGRWNVGDFFTRLLETCLELGAVPDWRLEINVLGVDEVAAWIVDLFRAVRPGPARIHHVTHPDSLTSGDVTAAMTARGHAVRLVPFAAWRASLFEKARRGEDHPLVPMLSLFDERRDWDVSVRFANVEARKTAPRARFASPRESVTAFLRRHGPAVELGLSERVAPYFEALLAEPVEEPTALRRKLTDWVEPVTRAAARYPRLNVSLAWRLQRASLDLLDAVEQSALGPERRWVQASIEYLVREGDAVHDFEQADGLLDDLEVHNAVAVAVGREDLCVRL from the coding sequence TTGCCCGGAGCCCGCGCCGGAGGAGCACGACGGCCGTACGAACGGATCGAGCTCGCGGTCGGGGACGACGCGGAGAGGACGACGATCGCGATCGCGTTCGGCGCCGTGGCGGCGCGTCTCTCGAGGCAGTCGAGCGTGGACGTCGCCGTGCTCTTCGCCGACGGGGTCGACCTCGTCGAGCTCGCGATCGACGAAGGGCGCACCGCGTCGACCGTCCGCGACGCGGTCGCGCGCGCGATGACGCGCCCGGCCTCGGTCGCGCCGCCGCTCGACGAAGCGCCGGGGCTCCGCGTCGGCGTACGCGTCGAGGTCGCGCGTCGCGCCGACGGCGAGGTTCGACCGGAGCTCGTGCTCGATCTCGTCGGACCGTCGCCCGCGCTCCTCTTCGATCCAGGTCGCCTCCTGCCGGTCGCGGCGCGCCGCTTCGGAGAGTCGCTCGTGGCGGCGCTCGGCGCCCTCGCGCGCGAGGACCTCCCGCTCGACGATCTGCCGCTCCTCGCGCACGCGAGCGAGCGCGCGCTGCTCGGCGACGCCGAGGGGCCGCGCCTCGAGCTCGCGCACCTGCCCCAGGTGCACGAGAAGGTCCTCGCCTTGGCGGAGCTCGACGGAGGACGCGTCGCCGTCACGCAGGGCGACCGCCGGCTGACGTTCGCGGAGCTCGCGCGCGCCGCTCGTCGCGTCGCCGCGCGCCTGATCGCCGAGGGGCTCGAGCCAGGCGCGTGCGTCGGCGTGTGCGCGACGCGGACGCCGGAGATGGTGGTCGCGCTGCTCGGGGTGTGGATGGCGGGGTGCGCGTACGTCCCGCTCGATCCGTCGCACCCGCGCGCCCGGCTCGCGTACGTCCTGAGCGACGCCGGCGCGTCCGTCCTCGTCACCGACGATCCCCGATCGCTCGACGGGCTCTTCGGCGGCTCGACGATCACGCTCTCCGACGCGCTCACCTCGGAGGGCGAGGCCTTCCCGCGGCGAGGCACGCTCGCGTACGTGATGTACACCTCCGGATCGACCGGGCAGCCGAAGGGCGTGCGGATCTCGCACGCAGCGCTCGTCAACTTCCTCGCGTCGATGGTCGATCTCTTCGGCCTCGGCGCGACCGATCGCGTCCTCGCCGTCACGACGATCTCGTTCGACATCTCGCTCCTCGAGCTGTTCGCGCCGCTGTACGCGGGCGGCAGCTCGACCCTCGCCACCTCCGCGGAGGCGATGGATGGGAGCGCGCTCCGGCGTCTCCTCGAGGCCGAGCCGGTGACGCTGCTCCAGGCCACGCCGACGACGTGGAGGCTGCTCCAGGGCGCGGGCTGGGACGGGACGCGCGGGCTGCGCGCGCTCTGCGGCGGCGAGCCGTTCCCCAAGGAGCTCGCGCGCGAGCTCCTGCCGCGCGTGGCGGAGGTCTGGAACATGTACGGGCCGACGGAGACGACCGTCTGGTCCACCGCACATCGGGTCCGCCCGGAGGACGTCGAGGGAGAGCGGTCGGTCCCGATCGGGCGCCCGATCGCCAACACCCAGGTCTACGTGCTCGATCCGAGGCGCCGCCTCGTGCCGCGCGGCGCCGTCGGAGAGCTGTACATCGGCGGCGAAGGACTGGCGGACGGCTACCATGAGCGCGTCGCCCTCACCGAGGCCGCCTTCGTCGGGAGCCCCTTCGCCGCGGACGGCGCGCGCCTCTACCGCACCGGCGACCTCGTCGCGTGGCGCGAGGACGGGACGCTCGAGTGCCTCGGCCGCGCCGACCAGCAGGTCAAGCTCCGCGGCTACCGGATCGAGCTCGGCGAGATCGAGGCGGCGCTCGAGGCGCACGTCGCCGTCGCGCAGAGCGCAGCGCTCGTGGCGACGCGCTCCGGCGGCGCGCAGGTGCTCGTCGCCTATCTCGTGCTCGCCGATCCCTCCCTCCGCGCGGGCGCGCTGCGCGAGCACCTCGCGGCGCGGTTGCCGCCCTACATGGTGCCGGCGGCGTGCTACGTGGTCGACGCGATCCCGCTCGGCCCGAGCGGCAAGATCGACCGCAAGGTCCTCGCGGCGCGGGAGGCGCCGGCCCTCGACGACGCCGACGAGCACCTCGTCGAGCCGCGCACCGAGACCGAGCGATGGATCGCCGCGCGCTGGGCGCTCCTGCTCGGCCGCGATCGCGTCGGCGCGAACGCCGACTTCTTCGACCTCGGCGGCGACTCCCTCACCGCGATGCGGTTCTTGCTCGCCGTACGTGACGAGCGCGCGAGCGCGCTCGGGCTGCCCGAGCTCTTCGCGCTTCGTACGGTCGACGCCGTCGCGCGTGCGATCGACGCCGGGTCCGCGCCGGCGTCGCCGCCCGCGCGGATCGCGCGGACCGAGCGTCCGGCGCTCTCGTCGGCGCAGCAACGGCTCGTGCTCTTGGCGCGGCTCGATCCGAGCAGCTCGGCGTACAACCTCGGCTACGACGTCGAGCTCGAGGGTGAGCTCGACGCGCGGGCGCTCTCACTCGCGCTCGTCGACTTGACGGCGCGTTGCGAGGCGCTGCGCACCGGGCTGTCGAGCGACGGCCTCTCGCCGCGGCTCTGGCCCGAGGGCGCGCTCGCGCCGCCCGCGGTGGAGGACCTCTCGTCGCTGCCCGCGGCGGAGCGCCTCGACGCGGCGCGACGCCGGATGCAGGCGCTGCTCCGCCGCCCCTTCGCGCTCGACGCGGAGCCCCCGCTGCGCTGGGCGCTCTTCGAGCTCGGGCCTCGTCTTCACCGACTGGTCGTCGTGGTCCATCACATCGCGTTCGACGGACCGTCGCTCGCGATCGCGATCGGCGAGCTCGCCGCGCTCTATCGCCATCGGCGCGGTGACGGGGCCCTCCCTCCAGAGGCGAGGTGCCGCTTCGTCGACGCCGTCGCGTTCGAGGAGGCCGCCGCGAACGCGGAGGCCCACCTCGCGGCGTGGACCTCCAGGCTCGAGGACGCCGCGCCGCTCGAGCTGCCGACGGACCGGCCGCGAGCGCGCGCTCTCTCCACGCGCGGTGGCTCCGTCGCGATCGAGCTCGACGTGGATCTCACCGCCCAGGTGCGAGGCGTCGCGCGCCGGCTCGGGACGACGGGCTTCATGGTGCTGTTCGCGGCGTTCGATCTGCTGCTCGCGCGCTGCTGCGGGCAGGACGACGTCGTCGTCGGGACGCCGGTGTCGCTGCGCACGCATCCCGACACGCTCGGCGTCGTCGGGTTCTTCGTGAACACCGTGCCCGTGCGCGTGTCGCTCGGCGGCGCCGGCGACTTCGCCGCGCTCGTCGCGGCGGTCCAGACCGCCGTGCTCGACGCGTTCGCCCTCCGCGACGTGCCGCTCGACGCGATCGCCGCCGCGCTGCGTACGGGGGACGCCGGGGCGCCGCCGTTTCGCGCCGCGTTCGCGCTCGGCGCCGACGCCTCGGAAGCGTGGACCGTGCCGGGCGTCCGCGCGCGGATCCACGAGCACCCGTCGACCGGCGCGCGCGTCGAGCTCGGGCTCCTCCTCACCGAAGGCCGGGATCGCGTCCGCGGCTACCTCGAGTACGACGCCGACCTCTTCGACGCCGACCGGATCGAGGCGATGGCGCGGCACTTCGTGGTCCTCCTGCGCGCGGCGGTCGCCGATCCGCGGGCCGACCTCTGGCGCCTCGACATGCGGACCGCGGAGGAGCGCGTGGCGCTCGATCGCTGGAACGACACGCGGCGCGCGGCGATCGACGACGGGCCGGCGCACGCGTTCTTCGAGGAGCATGCCCGCGCCCGCCCGTCGGCGATCGCCCTCCGCTTCCGCGGCGAGAGCCTCCGCTACGGCGAGCTCGACGCGTGGGCGTCGCGCGTCGCCGGCGCGCTCCGCGCCGCCGGGGTCGGCCGCGGCCGGCGCGTCGGGCTCGCGCTCGATCGCGGGTTCGGGCTCGTCGCGGCGATCCTCGGCGCCTGGAAGGCGGGGGCGGCCTACGTCCCGCTCGATCCGGGGTATCCGCCGGAGCGGCTTCGTCTGTTCCTCGAGGACAGCGGCCTCCGTCACGTCCTCGTCGAAGGGGCGCTGCCCGCCGCGCTCGAGGGCGTCGCGGGCCTCCAGACGGTGGACGTCGCCGCGGCGCGGATCGCGGGCGACGTGGGACCTCCGGGCGGTGAGCCGACCGGCCCCGACGATCTCGCCTACGTCATCTACACGTCGGGCTCGACGGGGCGTCCGAAGGGCGTGGAGCTGGTCCACCGCGGGCTCTGCAACCTGGTCGTATCGCTGCGCGAGCTCCTCCACGTCGACGCGGCGGAGCGCGTGCTCCAGTTCGCGTCCACCAACTTCGACGCGTCGGTGTGGGAGATCGCGATGGCCCTCATGGCCGCGGGCGGCACGCTCGTCCTCGTGCCGCGAGAGAGCGTGGCCGATCCTGCCGCGCTGACCTCGCTCCTCGTCTCCGAGCGCGTCACGATCGCGACGCTCCCGCCGGTGATCCTCCACGAGCTCGATCCCGCCGCGTGTCCGGTGAAGACGATCATCTCCGCCGGTGAGGCGTGCACGATCGAGCTCGTCCGGCGCTGGGGTCCGGGGCGCCGCTTCGTCAACGCGTACGGGCCGACGGAGACGACCGTCTGCGCGACGCTGGAGATCGTCCGCGACGAGCTCGAGCGACCGCCGCCGATCGGACGGCCGCTCCTCAACATGCGCGCGTACGTGCTCGGCCGCGGCGAAGTCCTGTCCCCGCCGGGGATCGTCGGTGAGCTATGCATCGGGAGCGAGGTCGCGCTCGCGCGCGGCTACCTCGGCCAGCCCGAGCTCACGGCGGCGGCGTTCGTCGACGATCCGTTCGTGGACGGCGGGCGGATGTATCGGACCGGCGACCTCGCCGCGTGGTCGCGCGGCGGATCCCTCGAGTACGTCGGCCGGCGCGATCGTCAGGTGAAGCTCCGCGGGCACCGGATCGAGCTCGACGAGATCGAGCACGCGCTGGCGAGCCAGCCGGGCGGCCTGCGAAGCGCCGTCGTCATCGTGCGTCGGCCGCCGAGGGACGAGCTCCTCGTCGGGTTCGTCGAGCCGGACGCGCGCGGGTTCGACGCCGACGTCGCGCTCGCCGCGATGCGCGCCGCGCTGCCGGCGTACATGGTGCCGGCGCGTCTCGTGGTCGTCGACGCGATGCCCGTCACCCCCAACGGCAAGATCGATCGCAAGGCGCTGGAGCGGACGTCGTTGGAGGAGGCGGCGCCCGGTCCGGCGGTGGTCGATCCGTCCGCGAGCGATCCGCTCGAAGCGAGCGTCGCTCGGCTCTTCGCCGAGGCGCTCGGCGTGGCGGCGTTCGGCCTCGATGACTCGTTCTTCGAGCATGGCGGACACTCGCTCATGGCGGCGCGCCTCGGCGTCCGTCTCCACGAGGCCACCGGCGTGGCGCTGCCGCTCGCGAAGATCTTCGAGCGGCCGACGGTCCGCGCGGTCTCGGCGTGCATTCGCGCGATCCGCGCGGGCGAGGTCGCGGGGCCGGAGGCGCTCGATTTCGCCGCCGACGTGCGTCTCGATCCGTCGATCGCGCCCTCCGGCGCCGCGGCCCACGCCGGCGCGTGGCGCGAGGTGCTCGTCACGGGCGCGACCGGGTTCCTCGGCGCGCACCTCGTCGAGCGCCTGCTCGCGGAGACCTCCGTCGCCGTGTGCTGCCTCGTCCGCGCGCCGCACGCCGGCGAGGCGCTCGCGCGCGTGCGGGACAACCTCGCGCGCTACGACCTGTGGAGGCCCGAGCACGCCGCGCGGATCCGTGTCGTCTGCGGCGATCTGGCCGCGCCGCGCCTCGGCCTCGACGACGCGACGTACGGCTCGCTCGCGGAGGAGATCGACGCCGTCCTGCACAACGGGGCCTACGTGAACCACGTCCGCCCTTACGCCGCGCTCCGTCCGGTCAACGTGATCGGCACGGCGGAGGCGCTGCGCCTCGCGTGCACCGGTCGCCCCAAGGCGTTCCACTATGTCTCGACGGTCGACGCCGTGACGCCTTCGTCGATCGACGACGGCCTCGCGCGTGAGGTGCGGGGACCGGACGGAGGCGTCCTCGCCACGGGGTATGCGCAGAGCAAGTGGGTCGCGGAGGGGCTCGTCCAGATCGCCGCGGAGCGCGGCCTCCCCGTCTCCATCTCGCGCCCTGCCGCCGTCTGCGGGCGGGCCGCCGGCGGACGCTGGAACGTCGGCGACTTCTTCACCCGTCTGCTCGAGACGTGCCTCGAGCTCGGCGCGGTGCCCGACTGGCGTCTCGAGATCAACGTGCTCGGCGTCGACGAGGTCGCGGCGTGGATCGTCGACCTCTTCCGCGCGGTCAGGCCGGGGCCGGCGCGCATCCATCACGTCACTCATCCCGACTCGCTCACGAGCGGCGACGTCACCGCCGCGATGACCGCGCGCGGGCACGCCGTCCGGCTCGTCCCGTTCGCGGCGTGGCGCGCGTCGCTGTTCGAGAAGGCGCGGCGAGGGGAGGACCATCCGCTCGTCCCGATGCTGAGCCTCTTCGACGAGCGGCGAGACTGGGACGTCTCCGTGCGCTTCGCGAACGTCGAGGCGCGCAAGACGGCGCCTCGCGCGCGGTTCGCGAGCCCGCGTGAGTCGGTGACGGCGTTCTTGCGACGACACGGCCCCGCGGTCGAGCTCGGGCTCTCCGAGCGCGTGGCGCCGTACTTCGAGGCCCTGCTCGCGGAGCCGGTGGAGGAGCCGACGGCGCTGCGGCGCAAGCTCACCGATTGGGTCGAGCCCGTCACGCGAGCAGCGGCGCGTTACCCGCGGCTGAACGTCTCGCTCGCCTGGCGCCTCCAGCGCGCGTCGCTCGATCTCCTCGACGCCGTCGAGCAGAGCGCGCTGGGGCCGGAGCGACGTTGGGTCCAGGCGTCGATCGAGTACCTCGTTCGCGAGGGCGATGCGGTGCACGATTTCGAGCAGGCGGACGGGCTCCTCGACGATCTCGAGGTCCACAACGCCGTCGCTGTGGCCGTCGGTCGCGAAGACCTCTGCGTCCGTCTCTGA
- a CDS encoding ATP-binding protein yields MDEIRARTFVGREREVALLTSAGESARKRVYWLVGPGGIGKSTLVARVVRELEARGQRIAQVDGEDGMLGADAFAEVARTAEPSGMLVVDGFEHLEPLWLWFRDRLLPKLDARVTVVVASRAAMPGRWRADPAWSAIAEEIPVGPLGDEEAGALARSLGVAEPRVSKVVAAAAGHPLTLWLTAQHETQPTVGVEPLRASVRTLLDRCPTGAHLDAMRAGLMSVPVTESLLSDAFEIDAVEARRAVQWLAAQPFTTATPAGLRFHSLVVEATSAEELFHDPDHARTTRHRLQDALAKRLARVPRDEVPPLLVPFQRLLAAEPRHILAGVASDWRTHCRAAVDADWPEILASVTRLDGEPNGRLVAAWRSAGDARAVVVVDDERLCGYAVFIEVDVAGRRSVEDPIVEHWLECLRHTGGPLEQEARALLARFFGSVDHHQARSPLVSAIHDVLFSELFWPPRPVVASASVHADAEAIIARPDRWLDVYGRIELGLHDWAVIGIDWRRQTRETKLHALLGRMRGTLPAPRSRPVLGAALRDEVKRVLPRFARAEELDSPLLTCAAVEERTVDGTAAPDALARMLSDVCRGVSAAGHVTEREAAILTATFVHGKERKQLAIAKALAMGYSTYRRHLAAAVERAAREVDALEAAARERAGEIG; encoded by the coding sequence ATGGACGAGATCCGCGCGCGGACGTTCGTCGGGCGAGAACGTGAGGTCGCGCTCCTGACGAGCGCGGGCGAGTCGGCCCGGAAGCGCGTGTACTGGCTCGTGGGCCCCGGCGGCATCGGCAAGTCCACGCTCGTCGCGCGCGTCGTCCGTGAGCTCGAGGCTCGCGGGCAGCGTATCGCGCAGGTCGACGGCGAGGACGGCATGCTCGGCGCGGACGCGTTCGCGGAGGTGGCCCGGACCGCAGAGCCCTCGGGGATGCTCGTCGTGGACGGCTTCGAGCACCTCGAGCCCCTCTGGCTCTGGTTCCGAGATCGGCTCCTTCCGAAGCTCGACGCGCGCGTGACCGTCGTCGTCGCGAGCCGCGCGGCGATGCCCGGGCGATGGCGCGCGGATCCCGCGTGGAGCGCGATCGCGGAGGAGATCCCCGTCGGTCCCCTCGGCGACGAGGAGGCGGGCGCGCTGGCGCGCTCGCTCGGCGTGGCAGAGCCGCGCGTCTCGAAGGTCGTCGCCGCCGCGGCCGGCCATCCGCTCACGCTCTGGCTCACCGCCCAGCACGAGACGCAACCGACGGTCGGCGTCGAGCCGCTGCGCGCGTCCGTCCGGACGTTGCTCGACCGCTGTCCGACGGGCGCGCACCTCGACGCGATGCGGGCAGGGTTGATGTCGGTCCCCGTGACCGAGTCGCTGCTCTCGGACGCGTTCGAGATCGACGCCGTCGAGGCGCGCCGGGCCGTGCAGTGGCTCGCCGCGCAGCCGTTCACGACCGCGACCCCGGCCGGTCTTCGCTTCCATTCGCTCGTCGTGGAGGCCACGTCCGCGGAGGAGCTCTTCCACGATCCGGATCACGCGCGGACAACGAGGCATCGACTCCAGGACGCGCTGGCCAAGCGCCTCGCCCGCGTGCCGCGCGACGAGGTCCCGCCGCTGCTCGTCCCGTTCCAGCGCCTCCTCGCCGCCGAGCCCCGGCACATCCTCGCGGGAGTGGCGTCGGACTGGCGCACGCACTGCCGCGCCGCCGTGGACGCCGACTGGCCGGAGATCCTCGCGTCCGTGACTCGGCTCGACGGTGAGCCGAACGGAAGGCTCGTGGCCGCGTGGAGGAGCGCGGGCGACGCGCGCGCCGTGGTCGTCGTAGACGACGAGCGGCTATGCGGCTACGCCGTCTTCATCGAGGTCGACGTCGCGGGCCGGCGGTCGGTAGAAGATCCGATCGTCGAGCATTGGCTCGAGTGCCTGCGCCACACCGGAGGTCCGCTCGAGCAAGAAGCGCGCGCCCTCCTCGCGCGTTTCTTCGGCTCGGTCGACCACCACCAAGCGCGGTCGCCCCTCGTCTCGGCGATCCACGACGTCCTGTTCAGCGAGCTCTTCTGGCCACCGAGACCGGTCGTCGCGTCCGCTTCCGTCCACGCCGACGCGGAGGCGATCATCGCGCGCCCCGATCGATGGCTCGACGTCTACGGACGAATCGAGCTGGGCCTTCACGACTGGGCGGTCATCGGCATCGACTGGCGACGCCAGACCCGCGAGACCAAGCTTCACGCGCTGCTCGGACGCATGCGCGGGACGCTGCCCGCGCCGCGCTCGCGGCCCGTCCTCGGTGCGGCCCTCCGCGACGAGGTGAAGCGCGTGCTCCCACGATTCGCTCGGGCGGAGGAGCTCGACAGCCCGCTCCTCACGTGCGCCGCCGTCGAAGAGCGGACCGTCGACGGGACCGCGGCCCCGGATGCCCTCGCGCGAATGCTCTCCGACGTCTGCCGCGGTGTTTCGGCGGCGGGGCACGTGACCGAGCGCGAGGCCGCGATCCTCACCGCGACCTTCGTGCACGGGAAGGAGCGAAAGCAGCTCGCGATCGCGAAGGCGCTGGCGATGGGCTACAGCACGTACCGTCGTCACCTCGCCGCCGCCGTCGAGCGCGCGGCGCGTGAGGTCGACGCGCTCGAGGCCGCGGCCAGGGAGCGCGCCGGAGAGATCGGCTAG